Part of the Carnobacterium sp. 17-4 genome is shown below.
GACGTAGATTCTTTTTTAACTTTTGCTAAATCAATCCTAGATAAAGAAACTAAACGAATGATAGCATTTCAAAATATGGATCAAGAAAAAATCAAAGAAATTGAAGAATAAGCTTTTTTGGCTTTTATTCTTCAATTTTTTTGATTTCAAGTGTCTATCAGGAGCATTTTAAGAACGTTTCAATTTTTTTAGTGTGTAGTTGTATTTAAAGGAGACTAATTAAGTGATTAATCCAATTACCAAATACAAGTGTTTTTGGTAATTAGTTTTACACAAAAATAAAAACAACAAAAATCCTTATAAAATCTACTTTTCTTACATTACCAAAACACATTACCATAATGATTACCAAATACTATTACAAATAATAAGCTTAATGATATACTAGAAAAGGACACATTGTTACTTTATTTTATTAACTATATTTATATAATAGAAGAAACTTTTTAAAGAGGTGGAGTTATGCGAATTGCTTATGCTCGAGTATCAACAGATAAACAAGAACTTTATCGTCAATTAGACGCTTTAGAAAGAATTGGATATGATAAACTCATTCAAGAGAAATTTACAGGTACACAGAAAAAACGTGCTGGACTAGATAGCTTATTTAATACCGTTCGATCAGGGGATACCGTTATTATTGAATCAATTAGTCGTTTAGGTAGAAAAACGCTAGATATTCTGTCTACGGTTGAAGAACTTAAAGAGCAAGGCGTAGAAGTTATTTCGTTAAAAGAAAATTTAGATACCTCTACTCCAACCGGCCAAGCTATGTTTCAAATGATGGCCGTAATTGCTCAATTGGAACGTGATCTGACGGTACAGCGAGTGAATGAAGGTTTAGCGTCCGCTAAAGCACGTGGAGTCAAGCTTGGTAGACCGATAATGGATAAACAAAAGGTAACAGATGCTTTACGCTTATATGATTCAGGACATTATTCAGTTAGAGACATTATACGAATCACTGGTATCTCTCAAGGTTCGTTATATAGGAAAATAAAAGAAAGAGAATTCAAACAAACGTTAATTGAAATTAAAGACACAGTAAAAGAAACTAAAGATTAAAGCTCTTGAGCTAATATCCTTTAGTTTCTTTTTTTTTAAAAATATTTAATTAACTTAATTTTTTTAACGTTTTTCCTGCTATTGATTTTGTTGGTTGGTTATTTTTTTTGAACATATACTTTTTATTGCTTTTCTACCTTTTTCACCGGTGTGTTTTGCCATGATATAGCCTTATTTTATTATTTAACAAAAATAATTTGGTTTAATAGTCGGAAGAATATTTCTTATCTTATA
Proteins encoded:
- a CDS encoding recombinase family protein; the protein is MRIAYARVSTDKQELYRQLDALERIGYDKLIQEKFTGTQKKRAGLDSLFNTVRSGDTVIIESISRLGRKTLDILSTVEELKEQGVEVISLKENLDTSTPTGQAMFQMMAVIAQLERDLTVQRVNEGLASAKARGVKLGRPIMDKQKVTDALRLYDSGHYSVRDIIRITGISQGSLYRKIKEREFKQTLIEIKDTVKETKD